Proteins from one Calditrichota bacterium genomic window:
- a CDS encoding T9SS type A sorting domain-containing protein produces the protein MKISYTRSVLILIFIGLSNTFAQDLFINEFMAINSKSSKDDYGQYEDWIEIYNNTDSLVNLAGFYISDDSNEKLKWQFSDSTDSLEILPNSFLILWADGEPEQGVRHVGFKLSSSGEEIILTNKDTLVVDEIEFGQQYSDISFGRQLDNFEEWSFFDQPTPALPNDTNPILERSKKPQISHESGFFNSPISVDISVDAPDTEIFYTLNFETPLDSNTQKYVEPLIINSTTVLRVISKRAGYLDSEIMSRSYIFEDQPHLPVVYLVTDSVHMWGKNGIYNNRFKNWEKPVSFEFINQQKNERFKANAGIKIHSPDNRVQQSFRIYANPIFGENYFEHQFFNQKDIDKFKRLVLRNGGNDGLQEENGSHIRDLIAHQLYFDIDPQNGIAAFEPVNIYLNGEYWGIYNLRERQDEYYIDENFPYEGKLDLLERAFSFPGNRNALNGTWQQYDEMRTFIIDQDLSQEDKYEHVKDLLDIKGFTTYWILEVYLGNFDWLSNNMKFFKPQDGDHKWKWIIWDVDHGLGLPHQDHGFPEWNSLAWSTATSGDRTAGGANTAIIRNLLENETYKNYFINRFADLLNSSFKADIIVRIINSFSSKIEPDVEKQFSRWKKNSLSNWHNNLDIIRNYVNARPAFVKEHIKEKFNLSNTIKVNLQIAEPDQGKIEINSLTINKNNWQGDYFSGIPVNLKAKPNPGYIFDYWQQGANRFTTEDIELTSSDSLEIEIFFRVDSIPELVINEINYNSYKDFDSGDWVEFYNPKVIDVDLSGWSVRDDDSSNVFIFPQDVHMEKNGYLVLCRDLTKFQNQNPAISNVIGGMDFGLSSQGDQLRLYNKNGVLMDSVQFDDTDPWPEKADGDGFTLELINPALNNSLADNWKASLLVGGTPGKENSVITGIIENPGIKKPYTFQLQQNYPNPFNSITKIKYSVAKKEHIKISVYDIQGRLVEVLENSYHSPGEYVLLWNAEKISSGIYFIHLSGKQQHRIIKSALIK, from the coding sequence ATGAAAATTTCATATACACGATCAGTTTTAATTTTAATATTTATTGGCTTATCCAACACTTTTGCACAAGATCTGTTCATAAACGAGTTTATGGCCATAAACAGCAAATCCAGTAAGGATGATTATGGCCAATATGAAGATTGGATCGAAATTTATAATAATACAGATAGTTTAGTTAATTTAGCCGGTTTTTATATTTCTGATGATTCCAATGAAAAGTTAAAGTGGCAATTTTCTGATTCCACTGATTCACTGGAAATTTTACCAAACTCGTTTTTAATTCTCTGGGCAGACGGAGAACCTGAACAAGGTGTACGCCATGTTGGCTTTAAACTCTCAAGTTCCGGTGAAGAGATAATCCTGACAAATAAAGATACGCTTGTAGTAGATGAAATTGAATTTGGTCAGCAATATTCAGATATCTCATTTGGCCGGCAACTGGATAATTTTGAAGAATGGTCTTTTTTTGATCAACCAACTCCCGCTTTGCCTAATGATACTAATCCCATTCTTGAAAGAAGTAAAAAGCCCCAAATTTCTCATGAAAGCGGTTTTTTCAACTCTCCCATTAGTGTAGACATTTCTGTAGACGCGCCGGATACAGAAATTTTCTATACATTAAATTTTGAAACGCCATTAGACTCAAATACACAAAAATATGTAGAGCCATTAATTATTAATTCAACAACAGTCTTACGGGTTATCTCTAAACGCGCCGGATATCTGGATAGTGAGATTATGTCACGCTCATATATTTTTGAAGACCAGCCTCATTTGCCTGTTGTATATCTTGTTACTGACAGTGTTCATATGTGGGGCAAAAATGGCATTTATAATAATCGCTTTAAAAATTGGGAAAAGCCGGTCAGTTTCGAATTTATCAATCAACAGAAAAATGAAAGATTCAAAGCTAATGCAGGAATAAAAATTCACTCACCGGATAACCGCGTTCAACAATCTTTTCGGATTTATGCAAATCCAATTTTTGGTGAAAACTATTTCGAGCACCAATTTTTTAATCAAAAAGACATTGATAAATTTAAAAGGCTTGTTTTAAGAAATGGTGGAAATGATGGCTTGCAAGAGGAGAATGGTTCTCATATCCGGGATTTGATTGCCCACCAGCTTTATTTTGATATAGATCCTCAAAATGGGATCGCAGCTTTTGAGCCGGTAAATATTTACCTAAATGGGGAATATTGGGGCATTTATAATCTGCGTGAACGCCAGGATGAATATTATATTGATGAAAATTTTCCTTACGAGGGAAAACTGGATTTGCTGGAGCGTGCTTTTAGTTTCCCGGGTAACCGCAATGCGCTTAACGGAACCTGGCAACAATATGATGAAATGCGCACATTTATAATAGATCAGGACTTATCTCAAGAAGATAAATATGAGCATGTAAAAGATTTATTGGATATTAAGGGGTTTACCACTTACTGGATTCTGGAAGTTTATCTGGGCAATTTTGACTGGCTTTCAAATAACATGAAATTTTTTAAACCGCAGGATGGTGACCATAAATGGAAATGGATAATTTGGGATGTAGATCATGGGCTTGGTCTTCCTCATCAGGATCATGGTTTTCCCGAATGGAATTCTTTAGCCTGGTCGACAGCAACGTCTGGAGATAGAACGGCAGGCGGTGCAAATACAGCAATTATCCGCAATTTATTGGAAAATGAAACCTATAAAAATTACTTCATTAACCGTTTTGCAGACCTATTAAACTCATCGTTTAAAGCTGATATTATTGTCAGAATTATAAATAGCTTCTCATCAAAAATTGAACCGGACGTTGAAAAACAATTTAGCAGGTGGAAGAAAAACAGTCTTAGTAACTGGCATAATAACCTTGATATTATAAGAAACTATGTAAATGCCAGACCTGCATTTGTAAAAGAACACATTAAAGAAAAATTTAACCTTAGTAATACCATCAAAGTCAACCTGCAAATCGCTGAGCCGGACCAGGGAAAAATCGAGATAAATTCGTTAACTATTAACAAAAACAATTGGCAGGGAGACTATTTCTCTGGCATACCAGTGAATCTTAAAGCAAAACCAAATCCAGGTTATATTTTTGATTATTGGCAGCAGGGGGCAAATCGTTTTACCACTGAAGATATTGAGCTTACAAGCAGTGATAGTTTGGAAATTGAAATCTTTTTTAGAGTTGATTCTATACCGGAGTTGGTTATAAATGAAATAAATTATAACTCATATAAAGATTTTGATTCGGGTGATTGGGTGGAATTTTATAATCCAAAAGTTATTGATGTAGATTTGTCGGGCTGGTCTGTTAGAGATGATGACAGCAGTAATGTTTTTATATTTCCTCAAGATGTACACATGGAAAAAAATGGTTATTTAGTGCTTTGCAGAGACTTGACAAAATTCCAGAATCAAAATCCGGCTATTTCAAATGTAATAGGCGGGATGGACTTTGGTTTAAGCAGCCAGGGAGACCAACTTCGTTTATACAACAAAAATGGTGTTTTGATGGATTCTGTTCAGTTTGATGACACAGATCCCTGGCCCGAAAAAGCAGATGGTGATGGATTTACTTTGGAGCTTATTAATCCTGCGCTGAATAATAGCCTGGCCGATAACTGGAAAGCTTCTCTTTTAGTTGGTGGAACACCCGGAAAAGAAAATAGTGTGATTACCGGAATTATTGAGAACCCGGGAATTAAAAAACCATATACTTTTCAACTTCAGCAAAATTATCCAAATCCTTTTAATTCCATTACAAAAATCAAATATAGTGTGGCGAAAAAAGAGCATATAAA
- a CDS encoding group III truncated hemoglobin gives MKEKKDITNRNDIENLIRIFYEKLLSDESLSYIFTDVAKIELEPHILLISDFWENLIFGSDTYRRNAMQPHLELNKQTPLKKEHFDAWLAHFKNSVDELFAGEKAHFAKNRAQSIAMVMQVKILNPESKL, from the coding sequence TTGAAAGAGAAAAAAGATATTACGAATCGTAATGATATTGAAAATCTGATTAGGATATTCTATGAAAAGCTGCTGTCAGACGAAAGCTTGAGTTATATTTTTACGGACGTAGCCAAGATTGAGTTGGAACCACATATTTTGCTGATTAGTGATTTTTGGGAAAACCTTATTTTTGGATCAGATACATACCGTCGTAATGCAATGCAGCCACATCTTGAATTAAATAAACAAACACCATTAAAAAAAGAACATTTTGATGCCTGGCTTGCTCATTTTAAAAACAGCGTTGATGAACTATTTGCCGGTGAGAAGGCTCACTTTGCAAAAAACCGTGCTCAATCAATCGCTATGGTAATGCAGGTTAAAATATTAAACCCAGAAAGCAAGCTTTGA
- a CDS encoding tetratricopeptide repeat protein, which yields MNEQLYSRAEILIQQNRFDEADKLLSELIGQDPNNFHLLAMSSQVALELGKNNKAQDLINNAISQAPDEDYLHFIKGRVMLRLDKYDEAEQSLNVAINLNAGDADYFAMWASIKLERKQFDSALDLANNALGLDSENILALNIRSTAQLKLNKKDASFETIEDALKEDPNNAYTHANYGWNLLEKGDHKKALVHFSEALKNDPNFEFAQRGMIEALKARYIFYRLFLKYSFFMSNLTAKYQWGVIIGFYFAYRIINKISQNNESLQPFLTPVLILMAVLAFSTWVMRPISNLFLRLNKYGKHLLDKDEIISSNFVGFSFLAFLGGLALYIFSGESKWISIAVFGFAMMVPFSVMFASSRYKYALPAYAGVMFIVGLLAISNAFSTGVLFGGWATIFLLGFIAFQLIANFIMIKEDNV from the coding sequence ATGAATGAACAACTTTACAGCCGTGCCGAGATTTTAATCCAGCAAAACAGGTTTGATGAAGCCGATAAACTTCTCTCGGAGTTGATTGGCCAGGATCCTAATAATTTCCATTTGCTGGCAATGAGCAGCCAGGTTGCCCTTGAGCTTGGTAAAAATAACAAGGCACAAGACCTTATTAATAATGCGATAAGCCAGGCGCCCGATGAAGACTATTTACATTTTATCAAAGGGCGGGTGATGCTCCGTTTGGACAAATATGATGAAGCAGAACAATCATTAAATGTGGCCATTAACCTAAATGCCGGGGATGCTGATTATTTTGCTATGTGGGCATCAATTAAGCTGGAACGAAAACAATTTGATTCGGCTCTTGATTTGGCCAACAATGCATTGGGGCTGGATTCAGAAAATATCCTCGCTCTAAATATCCGCAGTACAGCCCAGTTAAAGCTTAATAAAAAAGACGCATCTTTTGAGACGATTGAGGATGCATTAAAAGAAGATCCCAACAATGCCTACACTCATGCCAATTATGGTTGGAACTTATTGGAAAAGGGAGATCACAAAAAAGCCCTTGTGCATTTCAGCGAAGCATTAAAAAATGATCCGAATTTTGAGTTTGCACAAAGAGGGATGATTGAAGCCCTAAAAGCACGATATATTTTTTACAGGCTGTTTTTAAAATACTCGTTTTTTATGAGTAACTTGACAGCCAAATATCAATGGGGTGTAATTATTGGGTTCTATTTTGCTTATAGAATTATAAATAAAATTTCTCAAAACAATGAGTCGCTGCAACCATTTTTAACCCCGGTGTTAATTTTGATGGCTGTTTTAGCTTTTTCAACCTGGGTTATGAGGCCGATCAGTAATTTATTTTTGCGGTTAAACAAATATGGAAAACACCTTCTGGATAAGGATGAAATTATAAGTTCAAATTTTGTGGGATTTAGTTTTCTGGCATTTTTAGGTGGTTTGGCATTGTATATCTTTTCGGGTGAAAGTAAGTGGATAAGTATTGCGGTTTTTGGTTTTGCAATGATGGTTCCGTTTAGTGTGATGTTTGCATCATCAAGATATAAATATGCGCTACCTGCTTATGCGGGTGTTATGTTTATTGTTGGCCTGTTAGCTATTTCAAATGCTTTTAGCACAGGAGTTCTTTTCGGTGGTTGGGCAACAATTTTTCTTTTGGGTTTTATTGCCTTTCAATTAATTGCCAATTTTATAATGATTAAAGAAGACAATGTATAG
- a CDS encoding AAA family ATPase — MDNATIDRLREALKNSPDNVPLKLHLAETLLSLNRLDEAEKEYQELLALDNDLNIQFGMARVFFAKGEYSKCNVILEELVQSNPQDFDVLLLHTKALVKENSLAQAIEIYKSLLEINPAFTDEDLDAQLRVAATLHEDSEIDEDDPSFIQKPTINFDNVGGMDDVKKEIDLKIIQPLKHPEIYKAYGKKIGGGILLYGPPGCGKTYLAKATAGQVNARFISVSLNDILDMWIGNSEKNLHEIFEIARQNTPCVLFFDEIDALGASRSDMKQSGGRHLINQFLQELDGLENDNEGVLILGATNAPWHLDSAFRRPGRFDRIIFVPPPDASARELILKLKLEGKPSEAIDYAALAKKTEEYSGADIEALVDISIEGKLEQAIKEGIPKPITTKDLQKSIKKHKPTTKEWFSSAKNFALYANNSGLYDDILSYLKIDK, encoded by the coding sequence ATGGATAATGCAACAATTGACAGGCTGAGAGAAGCCTTGAAAAATTCTCCGGATAACGTACCTCTAAAATTGCACCTGGCGGAAACGCTGTTAAGTTTAAACAGGTTGGATGAAGCAGAAAAAGAATATCAGGAATTGCTGGCATTGGATAATGATTTAAATATCCAATTTGGAATGGCCAGGGTTTTTTTCGCAAAAGGTGAATATTCAAAATGCAATGTTATCCTCGAAGAATTAGTACAATCTAATCCGCAAGATTTTGATGTTTTACTTTTACATACAAAGGCATTGGTGAAAGAAAATTCGTTAGCTCAGGCGATCGAGATTTACAAAAGCCTTCTGGAAATCAACCCAGCTTTTACAGATGAAGATTTGGATGCGCAATTACGAGTAGCTGCAACTTTGCATGAAGATTCGGAAATTGATGAAGATGACCCCTCATTTATTCAAAAGCCTACAATCAATTTTGATAATGTTGGCGGAATGGATGATGTCAAAAAAGAGATTGATTTAAAAATTATCCAGCCGCTTAAACATCCGGAAATTTATAAAGCCTATGGCAAAAAAATAGGTGGTGGCATTTTGCTTTATGGACCACCGGGTTGTGGTAAAACCTATCTGGCAAAAGCGACGGCCGGGCAGGTAAATGCTCGTTTTATTAGTGTAAGCTTAAACGATATCCTGGATATGTGGATTGGCAACAGCGAAAAAAATCTGCATGAAATATTTGAGATTGCCCGCCAAAACACACCATGCGTTTTGTTTTTTGATGAGATTGATGCCCTTGGTGCCAGCCGCAGCGATATGAAACAATCGGGGGGCAGACATTTGATTAACCAGTTTTTACAGGAATTGGACGGTCTGGAAAATGATAATGAAGGTGTTTTGATTTTAGGTGCAACCAATGCACCGTGGCACCTGGATTCTGCATTTAGACGCCCGGGCAGATTTGACCGTATTATTTTTGTACCTCCGCCAGACGCATCGGCCAGAGAGTTGATTTTAAAATTGAAACTGGAAGGCAAGCCCTCCGAGGCAATTGATTATGCAGCATTGGCCAAAAAAACAGAAGAATATTCAGGTGCCGATATTGAAGCCTTGGTTGATATTTCAATTGAAGGCAAATTAGAACAAGCCATTAAAGAAGGGATTCCTAAACCAATAACAACCAAGGATCTGCAAAAATCTATTAAAAAACATAAACCCACCACAAAAGAATGGTTTTCTTCTGCTAAAAATTTTGCCTTGTATGCGAACAATTCAGGATTGTATGATGACATTCTTAGCTATTTAAAAATTGATAAATAA
- a CDS encoding peptidylprolyl isomerase codes for MKIEDKKVVGMNYKLTNSNGETLDSSEGKDPLYYLHGFGNIIPGLEEELLGKEKGDKLSVSVPPEKGYGIRDDKNMLQVKKDQFEGVDNIQVGMEVQTQGPQGMQLYVVSKVFGDTVILDGNHPLANETLNFDVEVVEVRDASAEELEHGHVHGPGGHHH; via the coding sequence GTGAAAATTGAAGATAAAAAAGTTGTTGGAATGAATTACAAACTCACCAATTCAAATGGAGAAACTCTTGATTCATCAGAAGGAAAAGATCCACTTTATTACCTGCATGGCTTTGGTAATATTATCCCCGGTCTGGAAGAAGAGCTTCTTGGAAAAGAAAAAGGAGATAAGTTATCTGTTTCTGTACCTCCTGAAAAGGGATATGGGATTAGAGATGACAAAAATATGCTTCAGGTAAAAAAGGACCAGTTTGAAGGTGTTGATAATATTCAGGTTGGTATGGAAGTACAAACCCAGGGACCACAGGGAATGCAGCTATATGTTGTTTCCAAAGTTTTTGGCGATACGGTAATTCTTGATGGCAATCATCCATTAGCAAATGAAACATTGAATTTTGATGTAGAGGTTGTGGAAGTTCGCGATGCATCAGCTGAAGAACTCGAGCATGGCCATGTTCACGGTCCTGGTGGACATCACCACTAA
- a CDS encoding type II toxin-antitoxin system VapC family toxin translates to MRKVLIDTNIYSAFKLNNKAVIESFQKFDLIGIDVTVMAELYSGFKLGSREKINREEFEEFLNIPRVRLFGHDDSTADFYGNIFTDLRANGKPIPTNDIWIAAVAKQQGLALYTLDKHFENISGLILI, encoded by the coding sequence ATGAGAAAAGTATTAATCGATACAAATATTTATTCTGCGTTTAAGCTAAACAACAAAGCGGTTATTGAGTCTTTCCAAAAGTTTGATTTAATTGGGATTGATGTAACTGTTATGGCTGAACTTTATTCCGGATTTAAATTAGGTAGCCGGGAAAAAATAAACCGGGAAGAATTTGAAGAGTTTTTAAATATTCCCCGGGTAAGGTTATTTGGACATGATGATTCTACTGCAGATTTTTATGGAAACATATTTACGGATCTTAGAGCAAACGGAAAACCAATTCCAACAAATGATATTTGGATTGCCGCAGTTGCCAAACAACAAGGGCTTGCACTTTATACCTTAGATAAACACTTTGAGAATATAAGTGGCCTAATCCTCATTTAA
- a CDS encoding aminotransferase class V-fold PLP-dependent enzyme, producing MLEKYFKKYRDNVIGVDQDFETPFGKQKILYADWTASGRLYKPIEEKLMNNIAPFVGNTHTETSVTGSTMTRAYHEALHIIKKHVGAGPEDIIISSNSGMTGVVNKFQRILGLKIHEKHRDCIKLIEEEKPIVFITHMEHHSNQTSWLETLVDVEIIPHNDLGLVDLEGFSELLKKYETRKNKIAAVTSCSNVTGIITPYLEISEIIHAAGGLCFVDFACSAPYIPINMHPENNAQKLDAIFFSPHKFLGGPGTTGILVFCSSLYDNKIPDNPGGGTVDWTNPWGGHKYVDDIEAREDGGTPAFLQTIKVGLCVKLKEEITSEKMLQREEEMLKIIWDGFDKLENLHVLAGHIRERLGVISFYVDDLHFNLAVRLLNDRFGIQVRGGCSCAGTYGHFLLHVDKHRSKSITDKINDGDLSEKPGWVRLSINPVMSDEEVHFIVQAITDLCNNHKAWAKDYTYDVHSNEFYHKNSVDLEEVLVSNWFK from the coding sequence ATGTTGGAAAAATATTTTAAAAAATACCGGGACAATGTAATAGGTGTTGATCAGGACTTTGAAACACCTTTTGGAAAACAAAAAATTTTGTATGCAGATTGGACGGCAAGTGGGCGGCTATATAAACCAATCGAAGAAAAGTTGATGAATAATATCGCTCCATTTGTGGGCAATACTCATACTGAAACATCTGTAACAGGCTCCACAATGACCCGCGCATATCATGAAGCTTTGCATATAATCAAAAAACATGTTGGTGCTGGTCCTGAGGATATTATCATTTCATCCAATTCGGGAATGACAGGAGTTGTAAATAAATTTCAAAGAATCCTTGGATTGAAAATCCATGAAAAGCACCGCGATTGTATTAAGCTGATCGAAGAGGAAAAACCAATCGTTTTTATTACACACATGGAGCATCATTCCAATCAAACATCCTGGCTGGAAACTTTGGTTGATGTGGAAATAATCCCACATAATGATTTGGGTTTGGTTGATTTAGAAGGTTTTTCTGAGTTATTAAAAAAGTATGAAACCCGCAAAAATAAAATTGCTGCTGTTACTTCATGTTCCAATGTAACCGGGATAATTACACCTTATCTTGAAATCTCAGAAATTATTCATGCAGCAGGTGGTTTATGTTTTGTCGATTTTGCCTGCTCTGCGCCATATATCCCAATAAACATGCATCCTGAAAACAATGCCCAAAAATTGGACGCCATTTTCTTTTCTCCTCATAAATTTCTTGGCGGGCCGGGTACAACCGGTATTTTGGTTTTTTGCAGCTCACTTTACGATAATAAAATTCCAGACAATCCGGGCGGCGGCACTGTAGACTGGACAAACCCTTGGGGTGGCCACAAATATGTGGATGATATTGAAGCACGCGAAGATGGTGGCACACCGGCTTTTTTACAAACAATAAAAGTTGGTTTGTGTGTAAAACTGAAAGAGGAAATCACATCTGAAAAAATGCTTCAGCGCGAAGAAGAGATGCTGAAAATAATTTGGGACGGGTTTGATAAGCTGGAAAACCTGCATGTTCTGGCCGGGCATATCCGTGAAAGATTAGGTGTTATTTCTTTTTATGTTGATGATCTGCATTTTAACCTGGCAGTACGTTTGCTCAATGATCGCTTTGGAATTCAGGTTCGTGGTGGTTGCTCCTGCGCCGGAACATATGGCCACTTTTTACTGCATGTTGATAAGCACCGTTCTAAATCAATTACCGATAAAATAAATGATGGTGATCTATCCGAAAAACCTGGTTGGGTGCGTCTTTCCATAAACCCGGTTATGAGTGATGAGGAAGTCCATTTTATAGTTCAGGCCATTACCGATTTGTGTAATAACCACAAAGCCTGGGCTAAGGACTATACTTATGATGTGCACAGTAATGAATTCTATCATAAGAACAGTGTGGACTTAGAGGAAGTACTTGTTAGCAATTGGTTTAAATGA
- a CDS encoding antibiotic biosynthesis monooxygenase, translating to MKKNLNSNIPYYAVIFTSDLKNNEGYAEMATKMSELASQQSGYLGHDSACEEVGITVSYWKDLDSIQKWKENTEHKIARKIGRDKWYKSFSVKICKVEKEYSF from the coding sequence ATGAAAAAAAATCTAAATTCTAATATCCCATATTATGCTGTAATTTTTACATCAGATTTAAAAAATAATGAGGGATATGCAGAGATGGCAACTAAAATGTCTGAACTTGCCAGTCAGCAATCTGGTTATCTTGGGCACGATTCTGCATGCGAAGAAGTTGGCATAACAGTTTCCTATTGGAAAGATTTGGATTCAATTCAAAAATGGAAAGAAAATACTGAGCATAAAATTGCAAGAAAAATCGGTCGTGATAAATGGTATAAATCATTTAGTGTGAAGATTTGTAAAGTGGAAAAAGAGTACTCATTTTAA
- a CDS encoding GNAT family N-acetyltransferase codes for MYYNIRLAEKKDLATLPGIEKKASALFKETKYFLAVGKDVTTFEDFEEAQEDGHLFVAINENDKPIGFAYMEIMGHGVHLDELDVLPEYGGKGIGTALVKKVNSWAKEKSYSAVSLTTYKNISWNAPFYKKLGFKEVVVSEMPKQLYTLFLQEHEQGLLMEDRVVMIFEVEK; via the coding sequence ATGTATTATAATATCAGGCTGGCTGAAAAAAAGGATTTGGCAACATTACCCGGAATTGAAAAAAAGGCAAGTGCTTTATTCAAAGAAACGAAATACTTTTTGGCTGTTGGTAAAGATGTAACAACATTTGAAGACTTTGAAGAAGCCCAGGAAGACGGCCACCTTTTTGTTGCGATAAATGAAAATGACAAACCGATCGGCTTTGCCTACATGGAAATAATGGGTCACGGAGTTCACCTGGATGAGCTGGATGTTTTGCCTGAATATGGCGGAAAGGGTATTGGAACAGCTCTTGTAAAAAAAGTAAACAGCTGGGCCAAAGAAAAGAGCTACTCTGCTGTGAGTTTAACCACTTATAAAAATATTTCCTGGAATGCTCCTTTTTATAAGAAGCTCGGTTTTAAGGAGGTTGTAGTTTCTGAAATGCCAAAACAGCTTTACACGCTTTTTCTGCAGGAACATGAACAGGGACTGCTGATGGAAGACAGAGTAGTCATGATTTTTGAGGTTGAGAAATGA
- a CDS encoding 4a-hydroxytetrahydrobiopterin dehydratase, with protein sequence MSKKLSEAEIQSNLEKLNKVASGNWQIEDNKLYKEFVFDNFVKAFGFMTQVALEAESANHHPEWSNVYNKVTINLSTHDVGGLSVFDFELANKIEAILK encoded by the coding sequence ATGTCCAAAAAATTATCAGAAGCAGAGATTCAATCCAATCTTGAAAAACTAAACAAAGTTGCATCTGGCAATTGGCAAATTGAAGATAATAAACTATATAAAGAATTTGTTTTTGATAATTTTGTCAAGGCATTTGGCTTTATGACACAAGTTGCGCTGGAAGCAGAGTCAGCAAACCATCATCCTGAATGGTCGAATGTTTATAATAAAGTAACGATAAATTTATCAACTCATGATGTTGGTGGACTTAGTGTATTTGATTTTGAGTTGGCAAATAAGATTGAAGCTATTTTAAAATAG
- a CDS encoding VOC family protein: MEKKKGKITGIGGVFFKCKDPAAMRDWYNNNFGMTADQYGMPFVWRKPENPKMNGYTAWNPFDDKSDYFEPSKQKYMINYRVENLEELLEDLKEQGVTVIGDIQEEDYGKFGWVLDPEGNKIELWEPVDKVFDEFYGNK; this comes from the coding sequence ATGGAAAAGAAAAAAGGAAAGATTACCGGTATAGGCGGAGTGTTTTTTAAATGCAAAGATCCGGCCGCTATGCGTGATTGGTATAACAATAACTTTGGTATGACAGCTGATCAATATGGGATGCCTTTTGTTTGGAGGAAACCTGAAAACCCCAAAATGAACGGCTACACAGCTTGGAATCCCTTTGATGATAAAAGTGATTATTTCGAGCCATCCAAACAAAAATATATGATTAACTATCGTGTTGAAAATTTAGAAGAATTGCTTGAAGATTTGAAAGAGCAGGGTGTTACCGTAATTGGTGATATTCAAGAAGAAGATTATGGAAAATTTGGCTGGGTGCTTGATCCTGAAGGAAATAAAATTGAGTTGTGGGAACCTGTTGATAAAGTATTTGATGAGTTTTACGGAAACAAATAG